In Luteitalea sp. TBR-22, one genomic interval encodes:
- a CDS encoding PEP-CTERM sorting domain-containing protein (PEP-CTERM proteins occur, often in large numbers, in the proteomes of bacteria that also encode an exosortase, a predicted intramembrane cysteine proteinase. The presence of a PEP-CTERM domain at a protein's C-terminus predicts cleavage within the sorting domain, followed by covalent anchoring to some some component of the (usually Gram-negative) cell surface. Many PEP-CTERM proteins exhibit an unusual sequence composition that includes large numbers of potential glycosylation sites. Expression of one such protein has been shown restore the ability of a bacterium to form floc, a type of biofilm.) produces the protein MRRSKVLLAMVVMTVCALTAPAGATPILGQVDTFEDGSTAGWGAGGGPMQAAPPVPPGNVTDGGPGGAGDNYLQLTSIGLAGPGSRLTAFNDAQWAGDYVAAGITGISMDIRNLGNADVVLRLALVTLGSVGPTDVAVTFDGATVPTGAGWTRYTFSLSPGALNATLGSAAGALSEVSALRLFHNPAPLFGPSGQSVPPIAASVGIDNIHALGANGGNGGNGGNGGNGGNGGNGGNGGNGGNGGTVPEPSTLALLGGALAVGATRRRHTTRR, from the coding sequence GTGCGGCGCTCGAAGGTGTTGTTGGCCATGGTTGTCATGACGGTGTGCGCCCTGACGGCGCCGGCGGGGGCGACGCCGATCCTCGGCCAGGTGGACACGTTCGAGGACGGCAGCACGGCAGGGTGGGGCGCCGGCGGAGGCCCGATGCAGGCGGCGCCGCCGGTGCCGCCGGGCAACGTCACCGACGGCGGCCCGGGGGGAGCTGGTGACAACTACCTGCAGCTGACATCGATCGGACTCGCCGGCCCGGGCAGCCGCCTCACCGCCTTCAACGACGCGCAGTGGGCGGGTGACTACGTGGCGGCCGGGATTACCGGCATCAGCATGGACATCCGGAACCTCGGCAACGCGGACGTCGTGCTACGGCTCGCCCTGGTGACCCTCGGCAGCGTCGGGCCGACTGACGTCGCGGTCACGTTCGATGGCGCCACGGTGCCCACCGGCGCCGGCTGGACGCGGTACACGTTCTCCCTGTCCCCCGGGGCCCTGAACGCCACCCTCGGCAGCGCGGCGGGCGCGTTGAGCGAGGTGAGTGCGCTCCGCCTGTTCCACAATCCGGCGCCGCTCTTCGGGCCGTCAGGGCAGTCTGTCCCGCCCATCGCGGCGAGCGTGGGCATCGACAACATCCACGCCCTCGGCGCCAACGGCGGCAACGGTGGAAATGGTGGCAACGGTGGAAACGGGGGGAACGGCGGCAACGGCGGCAACGGCGGCAATGGCGGCAATGGCGGCACCGTGCCGGAGCCGTCGACGCTGGCGCTGCTCGGCGGTGCGCTGGCCGTCGGCGCCACGCGACGGCGGCACACGACCCGCCGGTAG
- a CDS encoding efflux transporter outer membrane subunit — MTRSLDALRRPQLLAAAALAVTLAGCKTVGPDYTRPATSTPDSFRGADPTAVGRSIGEESWAAVFPDDVLRQLIAEALANNLDARIAATRILQAAAQLGVTRADQLPTVTGQLGAQGQRGAIFGGTRVPTIGVAQASVGLSWEIDFWGRYRRATEAAQADLARTEWGQRAIVTSLVSEVASQYFVLRALDLQLEIATRTLASRQESLRLTELRERGGATPLVDVRQAEQLVLGARAQMSDVQGSIAQVEHALSLLLGRVPGPIARGQALIDQPRPPVLPAGLPAALLERRPDVRQAEQQLVAATARIGVAESFRYPQIGLTGSGGVASTSLANLLSSGTWSIGTNLVQPIFNAGRNRNRVALAEAEASEAALVWQRAVLQALRETSDALVGYARQREVRTTQEALVVAAADARRLADLRYRGGATSYLEVLDSETRLYVAELGLVQARLAELTAYVEVYRALGGGWTS; from the coding sequence ATGACCCGCAGCCTCGACGCGCTGAGGCGCCCGCAACTGCTGGCCGCCGCGGCCCTGGCGGTGACGCTGGCGGGCTGCAAGACGGTGGGGCCCGACTACACGCGGCCGGCGACATCGACACCGGACAGCTTTCGCGGTGCCGACCCCACGGCGGTCGGCCGCTCGATCGGCGAGGAGTCCTGGGCGGCGGTCTTCCCGGACGACGTCCTGCGGCAACTGATTGCCGAAGCGCTCGCCAACAACCTCGATGCCAGGATCGCGGCGACGCGCATCCTGCAGGCCGCGGCACAACTCGGGGTCACCCGCGCCGATCAGTTGCCGACGGTCACCGGGCAGCTCGGCGCCCAGGGGCAGCGCGGTGCGATCTTCGGTGGCACGCGGGTCCCGACGATCGGCGTCGCCCAGGCCAGCGTCGGGCTGTCGTGGGAGATCGACTTCTGGGGCAGGTATCGCCGCGCCACCGAGGCCGCACAGGCCGATCTCGCCCGCACCGAATGGGGGCAGCGCGCGATCGTCACCAGCCTGGTGAGCGAAGTGGCGTCGCAGTACTTCGTGCTGCGGGCGCTCGACCTGCAACTGGAGATCGCGACGCGCACCCTGGCCTCGCGCCAGGAATCGCTGCGGCTCACCGAGCTGCGCGAACGCGGCGGCGCGACGCCGCTCGTCGACGTGCGCCAGGCCGAGCAGCTCGTGCTCGGGGCGCGCGCCCAGATGTCCGACGTGCAGGGCAGCATCGCCCAGGTCGAACACGCGCTGAGCCTCCTGCTCGGTCGCGTGCCTGGCCCGATCGCCCGCGGCCAGGCGTTGATCGACCAGCCGCGGCCGCCGGTGCTGCCGGCCGGCCTGCCGGCCGCGCTGCTGGAGCGACGCCCCGACGTGCGGCAGGCCGAGCAGCAGTTGGTGGCCGCCACGGCCCGCATCGGCGTGGCCGAGTCGTTCAGATATCCGCAGATCGGTCTCACCGGCTCGGGCGGCGTCGCCAGCACCTCGTTGGCCAACCTGCTGTCGTCGGGCACGTGGTCGATCGGCACCAACCTCGTGCAGCCGATCTTCAACGCGGGCCGCAACCGCAACCGGGTGGCCCTGGCCGAAGCGGAGGCCTCGGAGGCGGCTCTCGTGTGGCAGCGCGCCGTGTTGCAGGCGCTCCGCGAGACCTCGGACGCGCTGGTCGGATACGCGCGGCAACGCGAGGTGCGCACCACCCAGGAGGCGCTCGTGGTCGCGGCCGCCGACGCGCGCCGGCTCGCCGACCTCCGCTATCGCGGCGGCGCCACCAGCTATCTCGAGGTGCTCGACAGCGAAACGCGCCTCTACGTCGCCGAGCTCGGCCTGGTCCAGGCGCGGCTGGCCGAACTCACCGCCTACGTCGAGGTCTACCGGGCCCTCGGCGGCGGCTGGACGTCCTGA
- a CDS encoding Os1348 family NHLP clan protein, translating to MSQRNVEWFLGRLLTDEDLRTAFLGRPRETLLTLQQQGLDLTRGEVDALVAADPAMWRDLASRVPSCLRRCSLRTE from the coding sequence ATGTCACAACGCAACGTGGAGTGGTTCCTCGGCCGCCTGCTCACCGACGAGGACCTGCGTACCGCCTTCCTCGGCCGCCCGCGCGAGACGCTCCTGACCCTGCAGCAGCAGGGACTGGATCTCACGCGTGGCGAGGTCGATGCGCTCGTGGCGGCCGACCCCGCCATGTGGCGCGACCTCGCGAGTCGCGTGCCGTCGTGTCTGCGGCGGTGCAGCCTCCGGACGGAGTGA
- a CDS encoding TonB-dependent receptor, which produces MVRFRRAWLAASALAMGAFLLGPSAAPVAAQTTTGTIQGVVRDDQNAVVPGATVTIRNVGTGQTRTAVTGEAGQYRLPNLQVGQYELTVELTGFGSYKQEGLNLSMNQDAVIDVTLRPASVSESVQVTADTPLLNTTNAEVGVRFDTRRVAELPVINSRDIFSLALQAAGVSQLGSGQTGFAAGTNFSVNGMRLRSNNFMMDGQDSNDPSVAGRQQPMNNTDLVQEVRLITNQFAAEYGRAAGSVMNVITKSGTNQFRGSAFLFHNDNSLNARSNLDKAAGRTEAPFYREQQFGGTIGGPVLRNRTFFFGSYQKWTQDLLGSGTTLNGAPTDEGRRILESVAGTRPQVAALLKYLPPAQTPLGRTVPITVNGQSYAIPIGSLTGSAAGVFDNHQGSGRIDQQFGGNDNLGGRYMINDSVQDGTGQVTPQGLTTFSPSRQHSFTGWWTRVFSPNVVNEFRFGYQKLNSTTTASDPSSEAIPSIEIPELGLTGFNAATSRTAIGLAVNLPQYRINDTFQYINNLSYVRGRHAFKTGIDVRRINVESFFLPTIRGRLVYPTLQRLIDDNAETATINKPLPGGEAVQLYDWTDVFAYIQDEWRATDNLTVSLGLRYETPGNSIASLYPLNDSIVAEAGGDPRYRMTTRPERDTNNFQPRIGFNWNPRTSGEGLLGFLTGGDRMVVRGGYARTNDYAFININLNIASAFPFVAAFNQPNMPNAFVTLPNVQLTGLNPNTFARTIVSNDFRSPSADQFSLEFQRELTSDVVWRVGYVGTQGNDLFQTLDGNPRQPFSAVRVDSTLATVRERSNTASSSYHSLQTSLQKRLRGGFAAEVHYTWSKFIDTASEIFNPSSGEVAVPQDSFNIAADRAVSTYDRPHRFTGNFVYELPFFRSQEGIVGKILGGWQVNSAFTLQSGAPFTVLNGSDPTGALAGIDGLVGSAIRPNINTDMDLANMTIPEIIAAGGSSLFRTLCGNPSATCQGERVGNVGRNTLRADGIQNIDVGFMKNTRFGRTNLQFRLEMFNATNTRNFGIPEGRVTSTNFLNQWGTDGGRRAIWASARFTF; this is translated from the coding sequence ATGGTGCGTTTTCGACGCGCGTGGCTCGCCGCTTCGGCGCTCGCCATGGGTGCGTTCCTGCTCGGGCCGTCGGCCGCGCCGGTAGCGGCGCAGACGACCACGGGCACGATTCAGGGGGTGGTGCGCGACGACCAGAACGCGGTCGTGCCCGGCGCCACGGTGACCATCCGCAACGTCGGCACGGGACAGACCCGCACGGCGGTGACCGGCGAGGCGGGGCAGTACCGCCTGCCCAACCTGCAGGTCGGCCAGTACGAGCTCACCGTCGAGCTCACCGGGTTCGGCTCGTACAAGCAGGAGGGCCTGAACCTCTCGATGAACCAGGACGCGGTCATCGACGTGACGCTGCGGCCGGCCAGCGTCTCCGAATCGGTGCAGGTCACGGCCGACACGCCGCTGCTCAACACCACCAATGCCGAAGTCGGCGTGCGGTTCGACACGCGCCGCGTCGCGGAACTGCCCGTGATCAACAGCCGTGACATCTTCTCGCTGGCGCTGCAGGCGGCCGGCGTGTCGCAGCTCGGCTCGGGCCAGACCGGCTTCGCCGCCGGCACCAACTTCTCGGTCAACGGCATGCGCCTGCGGTCCAACAACTTCATGATGGACGGGCAGGACTCCAACGACCCGAGCGTCGCCGGGCGCCAGCAGCCGATGAACAACACGGACCTGGTGCAGGAGGTGCGCCTGATCACCAACCAGTTCGCCGCCGAGTACGGGCGCGCGGCCGGCTCGGTGATGAACGTGATCACCAAGAGCGGCACCAACCAGTTCCGCGGATCGGCGTTCCTGTTCCACAACGACAACAGCCTGAATGCGCGCAGCAACCTCGACAAGGCGGCTGGCCGCACCGAGGCGCCGTTCTACCGCGAGCAGCAGTTCGGCGGCACCATCGGTGGCCCGGTCCTTCGCAACCGCACGTTCTTCTTCGGGTCGTACCAGAAGTGGACGCAGGACCTGCTCGGCTCGGGCACGACGCTGAACGGCGCGCCGACCGACGAGGGGCGTCGCATCCTCGAGTCGGTGGCCGGCACGCGTCCGCAGGTCGCGGCGCTGCTCAAGTACCTGCCGCCCGCCCAGACGCCGCTCGGGCGTACCGTGCCGATCACCGTCAACGGCCAGTCGTACGCGATCCCGATCGGGTCGCTGACCGGCTCGGCGGCTGGCGTGTTCGACAACCACCAGGGCTCGGGCCGCATCGACCAGCAGTTCGGCGGCAACGACAACCTCGGTGGCCGCTACATGATCAACGACAGCGTGCAGGACGGCACCGGCCAGGTGACGCCGCAGGGCCTCACCACCTTCAGCCCGTCGCGCCAGCACTCGTTCACCGGTTGGTGGACCCGTGTCTTCTCGCCCAACGTCGTCAACGAGTTCCGCTTCGGCTACCAGAAGCTGAACAGCACGACGACGGCGTCCGATCCCTCGTCGGAGGCGATCCCGTCCATCGAGATCCCCGAGCTCGGCCTCACCGGCTTCAACGCCGCCACCAGCCGCACCGCCATCGGCCTGGCGGTGAACCTGCCGCAGTACCGCATCAACGACACGTTCCAGTACATCAACAACCTCTCGTACGTGCGCGGTCGCCACGCCTTCAAGACCGGCATCGACGTGCGCCGCATCAACGTCGAGAGCTTCTTCCTCCCGACGATCCGCGGTCGCCTCGTGTACCCGACGTTGCAGCGCCTGATCGACGACAACGCGGAGACGGCCACCATCAACAAGCCGCTGCCTGGCGGGGAGGCCGTGCAGCTGTACGACTGGACGGACGTGTTCGCCTACATCCAGGACGAGTGGCGCGCGACCGACAACCTCACGGTGAGCCTGGGCCTGCGCTACGAGACGCCCGGCAACTCGATCGCCAGCCTCTACCCGCTCAACGACTCGATCGTCGCCGAGGCCGGCGGTGACCCGCGGTACCGCATGACGACGCGGCCGGAGCGCGACACGAACAACTTCCAGCCGCGCATCGGCTTCAACTGGAACCCGAGGACGAGCGGCGAGGGCCTGCTGGGCTTCCTGACCGGCGGCGACAGGATGGTCGTGCGCGGTGGCTACGCCCGCACCAACGACTACGCGTTCATCAACATCAACCTGAACATCGCCAGCGCGTTCCCGTTCGTGGCGGCGTTCAACCAGCCGAACATGCCCAACGCATTCGTCACGCTGCCCAACGTGCAGCTGACCGGGCTGAACCCGAACACGTTCGCGCGCACCATCGTGTCGAACGACTTCCGGTCGCCGTCGGCCGACCAGTTCAGCCTCGAGTTCCAGCGGGAATTGACCAGCGACGTGGTGTGGCGCGTCGGGTACGTCGGCACGCAGGGCAACGACCTGTTCCAGACGCTCGACGGCAACCCGCGCCAGCCGTTCTCGGCGGTGCGCGTCGATTCGACGCTGGCGACGGTCCGTGAGCGCTCCAACACCGCCTCGTCCAGCTACCACTCGCTGCAGACGTCGCTGCAGAAGCGGTTGCGCGGCGGCTTCGCGGCCGAGGTGCACTACACGTGGAGCAAGTTCATCGACACCGCCTCGGAGATCTTCAACCCCTCGTCGGGTGAGGTCGCGGTGCCGCAGGACTCGTTCAACATCGCGGCGGATCGCGCCGTGTCGACGTACGACCGGCCGCACCGGTTCACCGGCAACTTCGTGTACGAGCTGCCGTTCTTCCGCAGCCAGGAGGGCATCGTCGGCAAGATCCTCGGCGGCTGGCAGGTCAACTCGGCGTTCACGCTGCAGAGCGGCGCGCCGTTCACCGTGCTCAACGGGTCCGACCCGACGGGCGCCCTTGCCGGCATCGACGGTCTCGTGGGCAGCGCCATCCGTCCGAACATCAACACGGACATGGACCTGGCCAACATGACGATCCCGGAGATCATCGCGGCCGGTGGATCGAGCCTGTTCCGCACCCTGTGCGGCAACCCGAGCGCGACCTGCCAGGGCGAGCGCGTCGGCAACGTCGGCCGCAACACGCTGCGCGCCGACGGCATCCAGAACATCGACGTCGGCTTCATGAAGAACACGCGGTTCGGCCGCACGAACCTGCAGTTCCGCCTGGAGATGTTCAACGCGACCAACACGCGCAACTTCGGCATCCCCGAGGGCCGCGTGACCTCCACCAACTTCCTGAACCAGTGGGGCACCGACGGCGGCCGCCGCGCGATCTGGGCGTCGGCGCGGTTCACGTTCTAG
- a CDS encoding Gfo/Idh/MocA family protein, producing the protein MSASSYPDRRTFLSTAGAAAAALAVGASPSRAQGGDKLRVALIGVGGRGGAQLKGLGGEQVVALCDVNQEALDKAKALFPQARTFKDFRRVFDHASEFDAVAVSTAEHTHAFATLPALQLKKHVYCEKPLTYNVHEARVIRETAARMGVVTQMGTQIHAGDNYRRVVEHVQAGVIGKVTECHVWVSRAWGWHASEAEATAAKDIVFVQDRPTTADPVPPTLDWDLWLGPAPARPFNNVYVPGPKWYRWWDFGNGTMSDLGSHWIDLPFWALKLKHPKTIEASGPPVHPELAPASMQARYTYEADGEQPALTLTWYQGTRKPEIWTQKGIPQWENGVLFIGDKGMLLADYSKFALLPEEKWVGYTPPPQSIPKSLGHHQEFIHACKTGAPTTCNFAYSGLLTEANHLGNVAYRVGHAITWDHKAMRITNAPDAERFIKRPKYRDGWKLA; encoded by the coding sequence ATGTCCGCGAGTTCCTATCCCGATCGTCGCACCTTCCTGTCCACCGCCGGCGCGGCCGCTGCCGCTCTCGCCGTCGGCGCGTCCCCATCGCGGGCGCAAGGGGGCGACAAGCTCCGCGTCGCGCTGATCGGCGTCGGTGGGCGCGGCGGCGCGCAGCTGAAGGGCCTCGGCGGCGAGCAGGTCGTCGCGCTGTGCGACGTCAACCAGGAAGCACTGGACAAGGCGAAGGCGCTGTTTCCGCAGGCCCGCACGTTCAAGGACTTCCGGCGCGTCTTCGACCACGCCAGCGAGTTCGACGCCGTCGCCGTCAGCACCGCCGAGCACACCCACGCCTTCGCGACGCTTCCGGCGCTGCAGTTGAAGAAGCACGTCTACTGCGAGAAGCCGCTCACCTACAACGTGCACGAGGCTCGCGTCATCCGCGAGACCGCGGCGCGCATGGGGGTGGTCACGCAGATGGGCACCCAGATCCACGCCGGCGACAACTACCGCCGCGTCGTCGAGCACGTCCAGGCGGGGGTGATCGGCAAGGTGACCGAGTGCCACGTGTGGGTGTCGCGGGCCTGGGGGTGGCACGCCAGCGAGGCGGAGGCGACCGCGGCCAAGGACATCGTGTTCGTGCAGGATCGCCCGACGACCGCCGACCCGGTACCGCCCACCCTGGACTGGGACCTGTGGCTCGGCCCGGCGCCGGCGCGCCCGTTCAACAACGTCTACGTGCCCGGGCCGAAGTGGTATCGCTGGTGGGACTTCGGCAACGGCACCATGAGCGACCTCGGGAGCCACTGGATCGACCTGCCCTTCTGGGCGCTGAAGCTGAAGCACCCGAAGACGATCGAGGCGTCGGGTCCGCCGGTCCATCCCGAGCTCGCGCCCGCGTCGATGCAGGCGCGCTACACCTATGAGGCCGACGGCGAGCAGCCCGCGCTCACCCTCACCTGGTACCAGGGCACGCGCAAGCCGGAGATCTGGACGCAGAAGGGCATCCCGCAGTGGGAGAACGGCGTGCTCTTCATCGGCGACAAGGGCATGCTGCTGGCCGACTACTCGAAGTTCGCGCTGCTGCCTGAGGAGAAGTGGGTCGGCTACACGCCGCCCCCGCAGTCGATCCCGAAGTCACTCGGGCACCATCAGGAATTCATCCACGCCTGCAAGACCGGCGCGCCGACGACGTGCAACTTCGCGTACTCGGGTCTGCTGACCGAAGCCAATCACCTCGGCAACGTCGCGTACCGCGTCGGGCATGCGATCACGTGGGATCACAAGGCGATGCGCATCACCAACGCGCCCGACGCCGAGCGGTTCATCAAGCGCCCGAAGTACCGCGACGGCTGGAAGCTGGCGTAG
- a CDS encoding bifunctional UDP-sugar hydrolase/5'-nucleotidase encodes MQFLTISDWHGQLDPLNVAGVGAVGGAAVLSTYFQQERATNPNSLTMTAGDAVGASPPISSFFGDVPTIEAMRLMGFSADALGNHNFDRGIAHLQQLIDVASASSGQVGARFQYVSANLANRDANLSGVKDFEIFEVGGVKVAVIGLTNPEAPTLVAPGAFGTMSVTDPVQAANKARARARRAGAKVFVVLIHAGITGRDASGAAVGPLVDFANAVGGFDLIVGDHTDQQYAGVHNGAVVVENLSRGATYARVQLTVDPRNGRRISDSVTFVTPLASAVTPDPAVAALVDSYRAQLVPILNTQIGNATRVIPRSDVCGRADGRLCESLVGNVIADAMRVRYGTDIAITNAGGIRASLTCPTTDNASDFCPAYVPPPYPITRGQVLTVLPFGNEVVTVAISGTELLTFLENGVSAMPGANGRFPQLSGLCFTYDVAAPAGNRVVSAVRQAADGTCTGASIDFTAAAWYSLATNDFMATGGDGYPTVISRAVTRDLMDEVLADHVSASSPLSPTRQGRITCTSSGPVACPVVIEP; translated from the coding sequence TTGCAGTTCCTCACCATCTCGGACTGGCACGGGCAGCTCGATCCGCTGAACGTGGCTGGCGTCGGTGCGGTCGGTGGAGCCGCCGTGCTGTCGACGTATTTCCAGCAGGAGCGGGCCACCAACCCGAACAGCCTGACGATGACGGCAGGCGACGCGGTCGGTGCCTCTCCCCCGATCTCGTCGTTCTTCGGTGACGTGCCGACCATCGAAGCGATGCGCCTGATGGGGTTTTCGGCAGACGCGCTGGGCAATCACAATTTCGACCGCGGCATCGCGCACCTGCAGCAACTGATCGACGTCGCGAGCGCCTCCTCGGGACAGGTCGGCGCGAGGTTCCAGTACGTGTCGGCCAACCTGGCCAACCGCGACGCCAATCTCAGTGGCGTGAAGGACTTCGAGATCTTCGAGGTCGGCGGCGTGAAGGTCGCCGTGATTGGGCTCACCAACCCTGAGGCGCCGACCCTGGTCGCGCCTGGCGCGTTCGGGACCATGAGCGTGACCGACCCCGTGCAGGCCGCCAACAAGGCACGGGCGCGAGCACGACGGGCCGGCGCGAAGGTGTTCGTGGTGTTGATTCATGCCGGCATCACGGGCCGGGACGCGAGCGGCGCGGCTGTCGGGCCACTGGTGGACTTCGCCAATGCGGTCGGCGGGTTCGACCTCATCGTGGGCGACCACACCGACCAGCAGTACGCGGGCGTGCACAACGGCGCGGTGGTCGTCGAGAACCTCAGCCGCGGCGCCACCTATGCGCGGGTGCAACTCACGGTCGACCCTCGCAACGGACGGCGGATCAGCGACTCGGTGACATTCGTCACCCCCCTCGCAAGTGCCGTGACGCCCGACCCGGCGGTGGCAGCCCTGGTCGATTCGTACCGGGCCCAGCTGGTGCCGATTCTCAACACGCAGATCGGCAACGCGACCCGCGTGATTCCGCGCTCGGATGTCTGCGGCCGTGCCGACGGGCGTCTCTGCGAATCGCTGGTCGGCAACGTCATCGCCGACGCGATGCGGGTGCGCTACGGCACCGACATCGCCATCACGAACGCCGGTGGAATCCGGGCCAGCCTCACCTGCCCCACGACCGACAACGCGAGTGATTTCTGCCCGGCGTACGTGCCGCCGCCCTATCCCATCACGCGAGGGCAGGTGCTGACGGTGCTGCCATTCGGCAATGAGGTGGTGACCGTCGCAATTTCTGGCACCGAACTACTGACGTTCCTGGAAAACGGCGTGTCGGCGATGCCCGGCGCCAATGGCCGTTTCCCGCAGCTGTCCGGGCTGTGCTTCACGTACGACGTCGCGGCCCCGGCGGGGAACCGCGTGGTCTCGGCGGTTCGCCAGGCGGCCGATGGCACGTGCACGGGTGCGTCCATCGACTTCACCGCCGCGGCCTGGTATTCCCTGGCCACCAACGACTTCATGGCGACCGGCGGCGACGGCTATCCCACGGTGATCTCGAGGGCGGTCACGCGCGACCTGATGGACGAGGTGCTGGCTGACCACGTCAGCGCGTCTTCCCCACTGTCGCCCACGAGGCAGGGTCGGATCACCTGCACGTCCTCTGGTCCGGTGGCCTGTCCGGTCGTCATCGAACCCTGA